A section of the Pseudomonas fluorescens genome encodes:
- a CDS encoding type I restriction-modification system subunit M, with amino-acid sequence MSISSTIKSIQDIMRKDVGVDGDAQRIGQLVWLLFLKIFDDRELEWELMDDNYRSPIPESCRWRTWAANPEGMTGDSLKDFIDNNLFPQLQNLHEYSNTPSAFVVRSVFEDAYNYMKSGQLLRQVINKIQEGVDFNKAQERHEFGNLYEQLLRDLQNAGNAGEFYTPRPVTEFMVRMVDPKLEEKVMDPACGTGGFLTCAIEHKRSHYVKTAEDERTLQASIFGVEKKPLPHLLATTNMILHGIEVPNQIRHDNTLSKPLISWGPSERVHCIVANPPFGGMEEDGIETNFPAAFRTRETADLFLVLIMQLLKDGGRAAVVLPDGFLFGEGIKSRIKEKLLTECNLHTIVRLPNGVFNPYTGIKTNLLFFTKGTPTKQVWFYEHQYPAGYKSYSKTKPMRIEEFAVEEAWWGNEADGFAARQTGEFAWKVSFEELQARNWNLDCKNPHIGEQISHDPDELLQGYAALQGEISELRDQLKAVLAEALERDI; translated from the coding sequence ATGTCTATTAGCAGTACCATCAAATCCATCCAGGACATCATGCGCAAAGACGTAGGCGTCGACGGCGACGCCCAGCGCATAGGCCAACTGGTCTGGCTTCTGTTCCTCAAGATCTTCGATGACCGCGAACTGGAATGGGAGCTGATGGATGACAACTACCGCTCGCCCATCCCCGAAAGCTGTCGTTGGCGTACCTGGGCCGCCAACCCGGAAGGCATGACTGGCGACTCCCTGAAGGACTTTATCGACAACAACCTGTTCCCGCAGCTGCAAAATCTGCACGAATACAGCAACACGCCATCAGCCTTCGTGGTGCGCAGCGTGTTTGAAGACGCCTACAACTACATGAAGTCCGGCCAGTTGCTGCGCCAAGTGATCAACAAGATTCAGGAAGGCGTGGACTTCAACAAGGCCCAGGAGCGCCACGAGTTCGGCAACCTCTACGAGCAACTGCTGCGCGACCTGCAGAACGCCGGCAACGCCGGGGAGTTCTACACCCCGCGCCCGGTCACCGAGTTCATGGTGCGCATGGTCGACCCCAAGCTGGAAGAAAAGGTCATGGACCCGGCCTGCGGCACCGGCGGTTTCCTCACCTGCGCAATCGAGCACAAACGCAGCCACTATGTAAAAACCGCCGAAGACGAACGCACCTTGCAGGCCAGCATCTTTGGTGTGGAGAAAAAGCCACTGCCACATCTGCTAGCCACCACCAATATGATCCTGCACGGTATCGAGGTGCCCAACCAGATCCGCCACGACAACACCCTGAGCAAACCGCTGATCAGTTGGGGGCCGAGCGAGCGGGTGCACTGCATCGTCGCCAACCCGCCGTTCGGCGGCATGGAAGAAGACGGCATCGAAACCAACTTCCCCGCCGCCTTCCGCACCCGCGAAACCGCCGACCTGTTTCTAGTGCTGATCATGCAACTGCTGAAAGACGGTGGCCGAGCCGCCGTGGTGCTGCCCGACGGCTTTCTTTTTGGCGAAGGCATCAAGAGCCGCATCAAGGAAAAGCTGCTGACCGAGTGCAATCTGCACACCATCGTTCGCCTGCCCAACGGCGTATTCAACCCCTACACCGGCATCAAAACCAACCTGTTGTTCTTCACCAAGGGTACGCCGACCAAACAGGTGTGGTTCTACGAACACCAGTACCCGGCAGGCTACAAGAGCTACTCCAAAACCAAGCCCATGCGCATCGAAGAATTTGCCGTGGAAGAAGCCTGGTGGGGCAACGAGGCCGATGGTTTTGCCGCACGGCAAACTGGCGAATTTGCTTGGAAGGTCAGCTTCGAAGAGCTGCAAGCACGCAACTGGAACCTCGATTGCAAAAATCCGCATATCGGTGAACAGATCAGCCACGATCCGGACGAACTACTGCAGGGCTACGCCGCCCTGCAAGGCGAAATCAGCGAGCTGCGCGACCAGCTCAAGGCCGTGCTGGCCGAAGCCTTGGAGCGCGATATATGA
- a CDS encoding restriction endonuclease subunit S has translation MNARNQLEEGCNRLASTLLTDNLPLLAGATNGIKKLRELILELAVRGKLVPQDPSDEPASELLKRIAEAKAQDTSGRKKSSEQGPSVSGEISKFDLPSGWRWVRFGDIAQHNSGKTLDKGRNTGVARDYITTSNLYWGRFELANVRQMLMEESDLARCTATRNDLLICEGGEAGRAAVWDQEREICFQNHVHRARFYGGVHPYYAQRYFEKLNYSGEISGYRKGVGISNMSSKSLASITMPLPPTAEQHRIVAKVDELMALCDRLEAQQADAESAHAKLVQALLDSLTQACASPDFAASWQRLAEHFHALFTTEASIDALKQTLLQLAVMGKLEPQDSRDEPASDLLEVIVNEIALLHSEGKIRKPKPIDPISTEEEAFETPKGWKWVRLSQITRQLGDGLHGTPIYSQDGEYYFVNGNNLTGGKIVIKPETKTVRETPNKSPSMLKYSLTT, from the coding sequence ATGAACGCGCGCAATCAATTGGAAGAGGGCTGCAATCGCCTAGCCAGCACCCTGCTGACCGACAACCTACCGCTACTGGCCGGCGCGACCAACGGCATCAAAAAGCTGCGTGAATTGATTCTGGAGTTGGCTGTGCGCGGCAAATTGGTGCCGCAAGATCCGAGTGATGAGCCGGCCAGCGAGTTGCTCAAGCGGATTGCCGAAGCAAAGGCGCAAGACACTTCAGGTCGGAAGAAGTCTAGCGAACAAGGACCAAGTGTTTCTGGTGAAATCAGTAAATTTGATTTACCAAGCGGATGGCGCTGGGTGCGCTTCGGAGATATTGCTCAACACAACTCTGGGAAAACACTGGATAAGGGAAGAAATACTGGAGTTGCTAGGGATTACATAACAACTTCAAATCTCTATTGGGGACGATTTGAGCTCGCCAATGTTCGCCAAATGCTCATGGAAGAAAGTGACTTAGCACGCTGCACTGCAACAAGAAATGATCTATTGATTTGTGAAGGAGGAGAGGCTGGGCGTGCAGCAGTCTGGGATCAAGAGCGTGAGATATGCTTTCAAAACCATGTACATCGGGCTCGGTTCTATGGTGGCGTCCATCCCTACTACGCTCAACGGTACTTTGAAAAGCTAAATTACTCAGGTGAGATATCTGGGTATCGAAAGGGCGTTGGCATATCAAACATGTCAAGTAAGTCACTGGCATCTATAACAATGCCACTGCCCCCTACGGCTGAACAACACCGTATCGTCGCCAAAGTCGATGAACTGATGGCCCTGTGCGACCGCCTAGAAGCCCAGCAGGCCGACGCCGAAAGCGCCCACGCCAAACTGGTGCAGGCGCTGCTCGACAGCCTGACCCAGGCCTGCGCGTCCCCCGACTTCGCCGCCAGCTGGCAACGCCTGGCCGAACACTTCCACGCTCTGTTCACTACCGAAGCCAGCATCGACGCTCTCAAGCAAACCCTGCTGCAACTGGCCGTGATGGGCAAACTGGAACCGCAAGATTCTAGGGATGAACCGGCAAGTGATCTGCTGGAAGTAATAGTTAACGAGATTGCACTGCTTCATTCAGAAGGAAAAATCAGAAAGCCAAAACCGATAGACCCTATTTCTACAGAGGAAGAAGCGTTTGAAACGCCCAAAGGCTGGAAGTGGGTGAGGCTTTCGCAGATAACGCGACAATTAGGCGATGGCTTGCACGGGACGCCAATTTACAGCCAGGATGGCGAGTATTACTTTGTAAATGGAAACAACTTGACGGGAGGCAAGATAGTCATCAAGCCAGAAACCAAAACCGTTAGGGAAACTCCGAACAAGTCTCCAAGTATGCTGAAATACAGCCTCACCACCTGA